The nucleotide sequence TGATCCGCGCGAAATAGGTCGGGTACCAGCCCGGTCGATTACGAATTTCCACCTGCCCGTTCGGATATTGCAGCACCTGCCAGTGGTCGGCCTGGTTCTTGGCAAAGAAGGTCGCAAATAACACGAACAGAAACGTGATACTGAATCCAGACACCAGTACGCTTCGACTGAGAATGTGAGATTTCATCGCCGTAATTCCTTCGTGAGAAGCCCATTCAGTAATGCGCAACGGTTGACGCTGTCCGTCCGTCTGCTGACTTCAATGTCCCGATGGCAAAACATGCTGCCAGCACATCGCCTGTCGAGAGTCTGTCTGACGGAGTTGATTACTCGATGACGATCCGGGCACTTACCCGGATCGTCATCGCCAGCGAGCGGTTGACTCGGAAGCACCACCTCAGGGCCCCTTGCGTCCCTCTGTTTTTAATTGCTGAAGCATGATGAGGTTCATCAGTGTCTCATTTGTCGAAGACCCAGCTCCGCCAGGGCGTGATTTGCTATCCCCCAGAATGACTGTCCGCGGCGAGGGTATTTCTGCGATCGATTTCGCAATCGCCGCATTCCTCTGCATCCGCATTTCCGCCAGCATCTGTTCCCGTTCTGACAGGGCTCCCCCCTGATCCAGTTTGGCCCGCGTCGCTTCGCTCGAGGAAATCAGGGACTTTGCTTCGGCTTCCGCAATCTTGACGGCGATCTTGGATGTCTCGAGTTCGGTCATCACCTGTTTCAGCTTTTCCCCGGCGACTGCCACGGCCTGTTCTGCCACAGTGATCTGTTCGCGTTGATTGATCTCTTTCACGTCCAGATCTTTCTGGGCACTGACCAGGATCCCTTTCTTGGTCTTCTGCTGTTCGGCTTCGACGTTCGCAACGGCAAGCCGTCCTTTCTCGACGACTTCCTGCAGTTTCTGGTGTTCTTTTTCAACCCCCGCCTTGGCCTCTTCTGCCAACTGATATGAGTTTCGTTTGGCGTTGATCTGCGTCACGGTGTCGGGATCGTAGATCGTGTCGGTCTGGTTGTACTGGACAACGGTGATACCGTACTCCGTCAGCGGAGAGACAGCGGCGAGAACAGGTTGGCCTTGGGCATCCCGCTTGATTCGCGTCAGATACTGGACATCCTGATCGTCGCCGAACCCGTCAATTTTCTCTCCACGCTCAATCTTCTGCTTCACCCTTTCCATCGTGTAGAGGCCTTTGCTCAACTGGTCGGAAACGACCTGGTAGAACTCCGCTTTGCGTTGGGACTGGTGCTCTGAACCTGACATCAATGGCCCGGTATTCTTCAGACAGTTGATCAGGTGGTGACCGATCGCTTCCCGAATTGCCGCTTCACCCCCCTCACCGAAATGCCGGTGCAATTGGATGCGTTTCTCTCGCGTGACAGGCATCTGAAACTTGAGGTGATTGGACATGAATCCCCAGCCACCGTCATTGAAAGTCACACGAACGGACGTGTCGACATGCCGGGACGATTCCTTGCTCATCGGATCACCGGACTTCGAAAGATAAGTGTCGACATAGCGGGGATAAGTAAAGACCTGCCCGAATGCCTGACTGTGAAAACCCGTGGTGTCGATGACCGAGATATCCCCATTGGGGAACTCGACAATCTGATAATGCTCTTCGTTGTTCCATTGGATGACCAGCGGGATACAAATCAACATGATCAAGACTCCCAGCGTCGCTGCCAGGTAGGGTAGCCCAGCCTGTGCGAAGTCGAACCAGGAACGAGTTTGGTTCGCCAGCGGAAATTCCATGATGTTCTCCATTAGGACTGCGATTCGGGTGCGGACGGAGCTGAAGGGAGGGAGGGATGCGAACCGGTGAGCGCCAGCTCGATCCGTTCTCTCATAAGTTGATCCAGATCGGGATCGAGGAGGTGATTCGCGAGTCGGGCCTTAGCCAGCTCGAACGCCCAGAGAGCATTTTCGGGAGTGGTGTCACCGAACAGGTCAGAGACGAACCGTTGAAGAGAGGGGCTGCGACGAAAGTAGCGAAGCATCATCAGCCAAAGGACAATGACCAGCAGTACGATCAGAGCCATGAGATGGGGAGGGAGGGACCGGAGCACTGTCGAGTTCCTGGAATGGCACTTTTGCGTGATGTGCAACTGCAGGATGCTGAACGGACACTTTGCGTTTCTGGCTCACAGAAAAATGCGCCAGAACGGAATTTCGCTTTACTAAGATTCTCGCGGTAAATGGCTCTACTACAGGGCTTCACATTACATTATTGCAAGGAGCAGCCAAGCTGTCGAAATTGTTAACTTCCTGCATTAGTCCTCATCCTCTATTGGGGAGCACAATCGAGAGGAGAAGGGCAGGAGATTCGGGACGTGCTGAGTCTTTTCTGACGCCACGCGCGGGTCGAGGTACTGCCCTCCTGTGAAGTTAAACACGGAACTTCGAGACCAGTTCACGCAGCGTATGGGCCTGGGCTCCCATTTCTTCCGCGCTCGCCGCCATCTCTTCTGCGGCGGTCGCTGTTGATTCACTCGTTTGCGAAACGGCCAGGATCGCCCCTTTGACTTCCACGGCACTTTGAGCCTGGGTTTCTGTCGAATCGGCAATCCGCGCGATCCCTGACGCCGTTCGATCAACGGCACTCACGATCAGTTTCAGTGAGTCACCAACTTTACCTGATAATTCCGCCCCTTCGACCACACGTCGCGACGAGGCTTTAATCAGTTCCGTGATTTCTTTCGTCGCACCGCTGGAGCGTTCCGCCAACTTGCGAACTTCGTCAGCGACGACGGCAAACCCCAGTCCATGTTCTCCCGCACGTGCCGCCTCAATTGCCGCGTTCAGGGCGAGCAAGTTCGTCTGGCTGGCAATCTCGCTAATGACCTGGATGATATCATTGATCTGCTCACTCGATTTCTGAATCAACTGCATCGAGTTCACTGCCTCGGTCACGGTCACTCCGCCGGCCTTGGCCAGTGCGACAGTTTCCTCGGCCTGCGTTTTGGATTCGGCTGCGTTTTTCGAGATGGTTTCGATCGATTCGACGAGTTGTGCCACCGCCGCAGTCATCTCTTCGGCCGAGGCAGCCTGAGTCTGTGCCCCTTCGCTGAGATTGGAACTGCTTTCCGCGATTGTCCGGGCACTCTGATTCTGCTGATCTGCCGCTTCGACGACTTCGGCAATCACATTCCGCAAATCTGCGAGCATCTGCTGCAATCCCGCAGAAAGCCGCCCCATTTCATCATCACCTTGAATTCCGCTTTCGCGCGTCAGGTCGCCTTGCGCGGCCGCCGTGACGACTTGCAACAGCGAATTAACTTTCCGTTCGAGTTCGAGCTTCGCGTCGTTCTGCTGCTGCTGAAGCAGTTGTTCGCGTTCCTTCGCACGGGCCTGCTCAATCGCTGACGCGGTCACGTCCGCAGCGATTTTGAGTACCTTGATCGGACGTCCCTTGGGATCCAGGATGGGATTGTAAGTGGCCTGAATCCAGATCTCGCGATTTCCTTTCGCGATTCGTTTGTACTGAGCCGCGGTAAACTCGCCTCGATTGAGGCTTTCCCAGAATTCCCGATAGGCGGGGCTGTGCCGGAACGCCTCTTCAACGAACATCCGATGATGCCGCCCTCGAATTTCATCCAGCGTGTAGCCGACGATTTTGAGGAAGTTTTCATTGGCGGTGATGATCGTGCCGTCCATTTCAAACTCAACCATCGCCTGCGATTTGCTAAGAGCGTTGGTGATACCGATCTTTTCTGTGTACTCAAGTGTTTTCTTCGTCACATCGGTCGCGAACTTGGTAACGCCGACCAGTTTTCCACTGTTGTTTCTGATCGGGGTGTACGTTGCCTGCAACCAGACTTCGGTTCCGCCTTTGGTGAGACGGCGAAAATGGCCAGCTTGAAACTCGCCACGCCGCAGGGCGTTCCAGAATTCTCGATATTCGGCGCTGTCGCGAGTCTCCTCGTCGACGAAGATGCGGTGATTTCGGCCCTGGATTTCGTCGAATTGATACCCCATCACGCTCAGGAACAGAGGATTCGCCGACAGGATCGTGCCCTCCAGATCAAACTCGATCATGGCCTGAGCGCGGATCAGCGCCTCAGCGATAGCCGCCTTTTGCTCCTGCTCCGCCTTGCGCACTGTGGCCGCTGAGGCGGATCTTGGCACAGGGGTTGCGCGGTTCGGGCGATCTGTCGTGGCCACACGTCTCTCCGTCTGACTATATCCGGGCGAACTATTAAACTGGCCACCAGAATCGGTGGTGCTCCCAGGAATCAATAGGTGCTCACCTACTAATTGATCCAGAATTCCAACCCTACCTCAAAAATACTTGATTGCAAGAAGTATGTGGCGGGACGAATCGCAATCCAGGGTGTCTGCGCAGGTTATGTGGAAGTGAATCCAGCCCGATGCATGTCGTTCCCGAGCGGATGGAAATCCACAACATTCGACTCAGACGAGTTTTACGCTTCTTACGGAACTCATTCTGCGAAGTGCAGCAAGCCCGGACGAGGGTAGGGCAGCCGTTCCCCATGAGGCCGAAATGCATTCCCCGGTACGTCAGTTGAGTCTGCAACAGACCACTTGAATTAACTTCCGGCAGCGTGGCCATAAATCGGGTAGGAGGAGGGGTTACCCCCTCCGTCCTCCCACACCACCGGACGTACTCATCGTATCCGGCGGTTTCTAAGATGGTTGTAAATCGGCGTGCCTTTGGGTCAGGAAGACGAGGCCGAGACGATGGAACCAGTCGATGGACATGGCATGTTGAGCGGGAGGGCTACCCGCCATGCGCCACCATCCTTTCCCCGAGTTAGCCAGAATCCACGCGAGGTACCGGGGTACTCCGCACGAGATCAGGAAGTCGGAGATCGGTTTCGCACGTTTCCGCTGTTTGAGTTGAACGCAGCGCAGACGATGTCGAATCCATTCATCCAGACGTTCGAGGTGAGACCGACATTGGGCATGTCGGTAGTATGTCACCCATCCGGTCAAGAACGAGTTGAGTTCGGTCACCATCCGTCGGAGGCTGACGCCTCGATTGCGTTTCGTCAGTTCACGCACCTTCTGCCGTGCCCGTGCGAGACTCTGAGGGGCGACCCCCAGCTTCCCGCCCGGGAGCAGACGGTGGCCCAGGAATTTCCGGTCCAGGATGTACGCTGCTGCGGATTTATCGCGGTTAACCCGCAATCGCAGATGCGTTTCCAGGAATGTCGTGAGCGAGGCCAGCACGCGTTCTCCCGCTGCTTTTGTCCGCACGTAAATGTTGCAGTCATCGGCATAGCGACAGAACTTGTGCCCGCGACGCTCCAGTTCCCGGTCGAGATCGTCCAGTAACAAGTTCGCCAGCAGTGGTGACAAGGGACCGCCTTGCGGCGTCCCTTCTTGACGTGCAAGGCAGGCACCGTCTTGCATCAGCCCCGCTTCCAGGAACCGGCGAATGATGCGAAGCAGACGCTTATCAGGCACGCGTCGCGCCAGACGTCCCATCAGAATGTCGTGGTTGACCCTGTCGAAGAACTTCTCCAGGTCCATATCCACGACGATGAGACGTCCTTCGGCCACGTATTGCTGAGCCGCGGCCAAGGCCTGGTGGGCACTGCGACCGGGGCGGAACCCGTAGCTGGAGTTCGAGAACGTCGGATCAAATAGCGGTTCGAGAACCTGCAGAATCGCTTGCTGTACGAGTCGGTCGACAACCGTCGGAATGCCCAATTGTCGCATTCCACCTCCCGGCTTCGGAATTTGCACTCCACGCACCGGTTGGGGCTGGTATCGTCCTTCCAGAAGCGAGGCGATCAGCGTGTCCTTGTGAGTCGCAATCCAGGCGGCCAAATCGTCGAGGGTCATCCCATCGACGCCTGGGGCACCCTTGTTCGCTTTCACTTTGCGATAGGCTCGATTGAGATTGTCTCGGTCACAAATCCTTTCCATCAGGTTGTCGGTCAAGGCGCGTGTCTGGTCTGACGCCGCGAGAGTTTGTGACTCCTCGAACCGGGCAGATTGGATGCTGTCCGCACCGCCCTGGTCGTGGCGCAGCGGTTCCCCGTCAGCTCCGAAGAGTCGCCGTTGATACCAACTGCCTTCCTGTCGCTCCGCTCTCATCGAGTCGTCTCAGGCGTACCCTGCATCTTAGATTCGGTCCTTCGCCGGTGAGTAAGTCATGACCAACATGTCTGACGATGCACCCCAACTACTACGACCTCGGCTGACTTCTCTCCACGCGTCTGACGGTGTTGCCACCGACATAGCCGGATCGACCGGCACGAAGAGAGATCTCCCTGGGTAAGTTGTGCTTCTTTCCCTTGGGCCTCGCTGGATTTACCGGCGTGAGTGTCCGGATGAGCATTGGGCATCCCCGTCCATTGCCGGGTTACCCCACCACGTCGGCCTTGTATCCAGTTTCTGTTCGTCGAGTCCAAGTTTCGCTTTCGGCTCCCTTCAGATCCCGCCTCGCGGCGGGCACCCTGTCCTACAGCTCACGGTTCCGGTCATCACGGCCCGTAGAGAACTTGCATCTCCGAGAAACACAACATGCCAGGCGCACAGAGCATTTGCCGTTGGGGAATTTCTCCAACGGCAAATGCAAGTCCGCCTGAACAGACTCATAAAGTGGTAGTCTCAAGGTCTGGTGAGACTACTTAAGGCGTCGATAGTGGGAGGTCATGAAGTGTTTCCAGGTTCCGCTCTCCTCCATGACTTGCGACGAAAGAATGCGATGATCGGCGTCGACGATCTTGATTGTGTCCTGATACCGACAGAGTTTTCCGTCGCCTGAGAACCCGGGCCCCTCAGAATCGAGAACCAGCACAGTTCCGGAATCGTCCAGTGTACCGTTGTACGGCCACAGGTGGGTCATGACCGATGCGATGAACGTTCCCACGAACCTTTGGGTTGCAGGATCAAATCCCAGTGTCGTGATCATATTACATTCCTCCCCTTCGGGAGATTTGCTCGCCCCTTCCCCGACGGTCCAGAGCCCACCCAGAGAACGAACGACTTCAGTCCCGGTATTTCTGACAGGGGGCTGTCCCGGGCCGCCATCGCACTCCGCCTCCCATGTCCAGGTTCCGACGAGTTGCTGCAGCCATTCGTGTTCTTTGAGCGGTTTTGGAATTTCCATGGTTTTTCCTACTGTAAGGACGGTCGACTCGAGTTGAGGCCCGCTTTGAGAAGCAGGCGAGCGACACCGACTCATTTCCCGGACTGGCCATGATCCCACTGACAGAGTTCGGTTGGACCATCAGCACAGCGGTCAAGAGAGGATGTCGTCCCCTGACTTCAAAAATTGAGGATTCAACCCTTAGTCGAAACGGCCAAAGGTGAATCGACAACGTTTTTGAAAATCACTTTGAGACAGTCGTCGGCACAACGGGAGCCATGATTTTCGAAGCGTGTCGCTGGTTGACATGAAGAGAATTCGTCGCCACCACAGCATTTGCCGGGAAATCAATCGTCAGTGGTTCACCCGTGTTCGGATTGGGTTCGAAAAACGGTGCCCCGGTACTTGCCACCGTTACACGAATGCGGTGACCTTTGTTGAAGATCTGACTTAACCAACCCACATCGAAGGCAACTTTGGCAACTTCACCCGGCTTGAGGAATACTTCCTTGTCAAATCCGTCTCGGTAGCGTGCTCGGCGGACGTAGTCCATGATCAGAATCGAGCGACCATCAGGGTAGACGTCGCTGACCCGGACGATGAAGTCCGTGTCTTTTGCATCGGACGACACGTAGAGTTCCGCCTGCACCTTGCCGGTCCACTCAACGGGTTGATCCAGCACCTCCGTCGTGAAAACGCGAACATCGGCATGCTTTTCAAATTCGCGGGCATCCTTGGCCCCCGGAAACGCGATCGAAGGGATCGGCACCGGATGAAATGGATCGGCCTTCCAGCTCACGGTGGCGTCACTGGAGGCTGCGGCAGTCAGTTTGAGCGTCCCATCTGATTGAGGAAAATAGGGAGTTGGCGTCGCCGCGACAGGCCAGTCGAACGATGTACGCCATTTATTTCCCGGGGCTCCTTCTTCACCCACAGCCCCCATTACATAGTAACGGACAGTCGGTTCCTGCGTGACAGCGTTATTGATTCCTTTCAAGTGGTAATCGAACCACCGCAACATGTGCGCATCCATGGGAAACTTCGCATTCTCAGGGTACGTCAGGTCCCCGGACTGATTGGTTTCTTTAAACCGGCTGTGCAGCCACGGCCCAATCAGCAGTTGCTGGATCCCGCGCGAGTGAGGTCCGCCGCGATGCTGGCGACCGATAAAACTGTCGATCGAACCGACACACATGAAGTCGTACCAGCTGCCAACGGTGAAACAGGGGACATCCATCTGATCAAAGAACCGCGTACAATCTTCATCGGCCCAATACGCATCATACGTTGGATGAGCAAACCATTCGGCGAGCAATTTGCGATTGTGTTCCGGAACCCGGGCGATCTTATCGAGCGTTTTGAATCGTTCGGGTCGTGTTGTTCCCCCAATGCGATACCCCTCGTGGAACAGGCTCAGCCCCGTATCAATCATGTATTGAGCAGCCAGATGGGGAGGACGGGTCACTGCCAGAAAGTTCTGAGCGAATCCGGCTTGCGAGCTGCCGAAGGTCCCGACCTTTCCCGTAGACCACGGCTGGATCGCCAGCCATTCGACCAGGTCGTATCCATCCTTACGCTCCCCCCAGCCCAGCGACCGGTAGCCGCGCCATTCTCCTTCGGACTGCTGTGACCCTCGAAAATTGGCGAGTACGGTTACATAGCCCCCTGTCTTGGCGAGATTGGCCAGATACTTCTGCGTTCCCGGTTCATTCGCGTTTGCATATCGTTGCTCGAGAAGAACTGGCCACGGTCCTTCGCCCGGTGGGATATAGAGAAAGGCGGAAAGCCGGACGCCATCCCGCATGGGAATCATGACATGCTTTTCAGTGACCCCTCCCAGGTCAACACCCTCTGCCGCAGTGAGCTGCCCTGAGATGCAGTAAAGACCCAAAACCGTGATGACCAGCCAACGAGACCACGACATGCAATTCCTCCTGTTAGTAACTCCAGAACTGTCATCAGTGGAACATACGCATCAGCGACCGTTATTCCAATTGTGCCAGCAACAATTCTGCCCGGTTCGGATGAACTCGAATCGGCGTTGACCTTCCCCGCCTGCCCACCAGAAATGATGTCTCCTGCAGCGACCAGCCGCAGGAAATCCCCATCAATTGACCTGACTGAAAATCGAAGCGGTGTAACATCGATGCGCTGACGGATGGGATTCGTTGGCAGGTCCGGGTGAAGTCGGTAAGGTGATCCCGCCAGGCTCAAGAGAATTGAGGACGGCCTACTGCGTTTGCCCCGTGCCCCTGTCGCGTCAGGCTTGAAGTCGCCGCGACTGAGCCTTGTTTGAATCCCTCCTTTTCGAGAAGTACCAGATGGAAGCCAATGCCGCGATTGAACTTGTCCAGCAATTGATGGCGATTCCGGGACGCAGCCGCGAAGAGGGGCGCGTGATGGAGTTCATCCGAGATCGTCTCATGCAGGCTGGACTTCCCGCGTCGGCGTTCCACTATGACGGTGCCAATGAGCGGATTCCGGGCGGGGGTCAAGTTGGTAATCTGATCGTCAGGTTGCCTGGCTCAGTTGCAGGCCCGAGTCGCCTGCTGATGGCGCACGTGGATACGGTTCCCATTTGTGTTGGTTCCCAGCCCGCAGTCCGTGGAGAACAGATCGTCTCGCTGAATTCGGAATCGGGGCTGGGAGGTGACAATCGGGCAGGCGTCGCCGTGATCATGACGGCGGCTCTCGAGATTCTTGAGAAGAAGTTGCCACATCCGCCAACGACTCTGCTGTTCGTTGTTCAGGAAGAGATTGGCCTTTATGGAGCCCGCCATGTCTCGGCGGATTTGCTCGGCAGCCCCGAACTCTGCTTTAACTGGGACGGAGGCGATCCGTCGCAGATCTGCATCGGAGCGACGGGTGATTACGCCATGTCAGTCGAGATTGAAGGGGTTGCCAGTCATGCTGGCGTTCACCC is from Schlesneria sp. DSM 10557 and encodes:
- a CDS encoding methyl-accepting chemotaxis protein, with the protein product MATTDRPNRATPVPRSASAATVRKAEQEQKAAIAEALIRAQAMIEFDLEGTILSANPLFLSVMGYQFDEIQGRNHRIFVDEETRDSAEYREFWNALRRGEFQAGHFRRLTKGGTEVWLQATYTPIRNNSGKLVGVTKFATDVTKKTLEYTEKIGITNALSKSQAMVEFEMDGTIITANENFLKIVGYTLDEIRGRHHRMFVEEAFRHSPAYREFWESLNRGEFTAAQYKRIAKGNREIWIQATYNPILDPKGRPIKVLKIAADVTASAIEQARAKEREQLLQQQQNDAKLELERKVNSLLQVVTAAAQGDLTRESGIQGDDEMGRLSAGLQQMLADLRNVIAEVVEAADQQNQSARTIAESSSNLSEGAQTQAASAEEMTAAVAQLVESIETISKNAAESKTQAEETVALAKAGGVTVTEAVNSMQLIQKSSEQINDIIQVISEIASQTNLLALNAAIEAARAGEHGLGFAVVADEVRKLAERSSGATKEITELIKASSRRVVEGAELSGKVGDSLKLIVSAVDRTASGIARIADSTETQAQSAVEVKGAILAVSQTSESTATAAEEMAASAEEMGAQAHTLRELVSKFRV
- the ltrA gene encoding group II intron reverse transcriptase/maturase, yielding MERICDRDNLNRAYRKVKANKGAPGVDGMTLDDLAAWIATHKDTLIASLLEGRYQPQPVRGVQIPKPGGGMRQLGIPTVVDRLVQQAILQVLEPLFDPTFSNSSYGFRPGRSAHQALAAAQQYVAEGRLIVVDMDLEKFFDRVNHDILMGRLARRVPDKRLLRIIRRFLEAGLMQDGACLARQEGTPQGGPLSPLLANLLLDDLDRELERRGHKFCRYADDCNIYVRTKAAGERVLASLTTFLETHLRLRVNRDKSAAAYILDRKFLGHRLLPGGKLGVAPQSLARARQKVRELTKRNRGVSLRRMVTELNSFLTGWVTYYRHAQCRSHLERLDEWIRHRLRCVQLKQRKRAKPISDFLISCGVPRYLAWILANSGKGWWRMAGSPPAQHAMSIDWFHRLGLVFLTQRHADLQPS
- a CDS encoding DUF1579 domain-containing protein; translation: MEIPKPLKEHEWLQQLVGTWTWEAECDGGPGQPPVRNTGTEVVRSLGGLWTVGEGASKSPEGEECNMITTLGFDPATQRFVGTFIASVMTHLWPYNGTLDDSGTVLVLDSEGPGFSGDGKLCRYQDTIKIVDADHRILSSQVMEESGTWKHFMTSHYRRLK
- a CDS encoding CocE/NonD family hydrolase, which produces MSWSRWLVITVLGLYCISGQLTAAEGVDLGGVTEKHVMIPMRDGVRLSAFLYIPPGEGPWPVLLEQRYANANEPGTQKYLANLAKTGGYVTVLANFRGSQQSEGEWRGYRSLGWGERKDGYDLVEWLAIQPWSTGKVGTFGSSQAGFAQNFLAVTRPPHLAAQYMIDTGLSLFHEGYRIGGTTRPERFKTLDKIARVPEHNRKLLAEWFAHPTYDAYWADEDCTRFFDQMDVPCFTVGSWYDFMCVGSIDSFIGRQHRGGPHSRGIQQLLIGPWLHSRFKETNQSGDLTYPENAKFPMDAHMLRWFDYHLKGINNAVTQEPTVRYYVMGAVGEEGAPGNKWRTSFDWPVAATPTPYFPQSDGTLKLTAAASSDATVSWKADPFHPVPIPSIAFPGAKDAREFEKHADVRVFTTEVLDQPVEWTGKVQAELYVSSDAKDTDFIVRVSDVYPDGRSILIMDYVRRARYRDGFDKEVFLKPGEVAKVAFDVGWLSQIFNKGHRIRVTVASTGAPFFEPNPNTGEPLTIDFPANAVVATNSLHVNQRHASKIMAPVVPTTVSK
- a CDS encoding M20/M25/M40 family metallo-hydrolase, with translation MEANAAIELVQQLMAIPGRSREEGRVMEFIRDRLMQAGLPASAFHYDGANERIPGGGQVGNLIVRLPGSVAGPSRLLMAHVDTVPICVGSQPAVRGEQIVSLNSESGLGGDNRAGVAVIMTAALEILEKKLPHPPTTLLFVVQEEIGLYGARHVSADLLGSPELCFNWDGGDPSQICIGATGDYAMSVEIEGVASHAGVHPEEGVSAIAIAGLAIANLVENGWHGLIEKGTNRGTSNVGIIHAGEATNVVTPRLSLKAEARSHDPEFRKTIVQAYRSAFESSASEIRSSKGETGRVTFNSTLQYESFCLPADSAVVQRALAATKKIGLPAQTRIGNGGLDANWMALHGLPTVTLGCGQQDIHTTNETLHIPSFLQACQIALILATDAN